A genomic stretch from Mycobacterium paraterrae includes:
- a CDS encoding protein jag, which translates to MTDTEATTKGHDTDEAPAENDVDGAANGATLAGGDGEGDQEERLVAEGEIAGDYLEELLDLLDFDGDIDLDVEGSRAIVSIDGSDDLNKLVGRKGEVLDALQELTRLAVHQKTGVRSRLMLDIASWRRRRREELAALGDKVAKRVLESGGREELAPMTPFERKIVHDAVAAVSGVHSESEGVEPTRRVVVLAD; encoded by the coding sequence ATGACAGACACCGAAGCAACCACCAAGGGACACGACACCGACGAAGCGCCAGCCGAGAACGACGTGGACGGCGCCGCCAACGGCGCCACGCTGGCGGGCGGCGACGGCGAGGGCGACCAGGAGGAGCGGCTAGTCGCCGAAGGCGAGATCGCCGGCGACTATTTGGAAGAGCTGCTCGACCTCCTGGATTTCGATGGTGACATCGATCTGGACGTCGAGGGCAGCCGCGCGATCGTCAGCATCGACGGCAGCGATGACCTCAACAAGTTGGTCGGCCGCAAAGGCGAGGTGCTCGACGCGCTGCAGGAACTGACCCGACTGGCCGTTCACCAGAAGACCGGTGTGCGGAGCCGGCTGATGCTCGACATCGCGAGCTGGCGTCGGCGCCGTCGCGAAGAGTTGGCCGCGTTGGGGGACAAGGTCGCCAAGCGCGTACTCGAAAGCGGCGGCCGCGAAGAATTGGCTCCGATGACGCCCTTTGAGCGCAAGATCGTCCACGATGCCGTGGCTGCGGTCAGCGGGGTGCACAGCGAGAGCGAGGGCGTCGAGCCCACCCGCCGCGTCGTCGTCCTGGCCGACTGA
- the rsmG gene encoding 16S rRNA (guanine(527)-N(7))-methyltransferase RsmG, with product MFHVKHVDPPDGATPLVPPAAAAAVFGERLPFAVRYAEILASLGVEWGLLGPREVDRIWDRHLLNCAVVAELVEPGDRVVDIGSGAGLPGLPLAIAKPGLRVVLVESLLRRAEFLRLVVDELGLDVEVVRGRAEDADARAAAGGADAVTSRAVASLDKLARWSLPLLRDGGRLLAIKGERAGAEVCEHQRVLTKLGAPDARVVECGVGLLTPPTTVVVAQRQKPASFRNSTRRRSSRESQ from the coding sequence ATGTTTCACGTGAAACATGTCGATCCTCCTGATGGCGCGACACCGCTCGTCCCGCCTGCGGCAGCCGCCGCCGTCTTCGGCGAGCGCCTACCTTTTGCCGTGCGCTACGCGGAGATCCTGGCGTCCCTCGGCGTCGAGTGGGGTCTGCTCGGTCCCCGCGAAGTCGACCGCATCTGGGATCGGCATCTGCTGAATTGCGCGGTCGTGGCGGAACTCGTCGAGCCCGGCGATCGGGTCGTCGACATCGGTAGCGGCGCCGGATTGCCCGGCCTGCCGCTGGCGATCGCGAAGCCAGGCCTGCGGGTGGTGCTCGTCGAATCGTTGCTACGCCGAGCCGAATTCCTGCGCTTGGTGGTCGACGAACTCGGGCTGGATGTAGAAGTGGTTCGCGGCCGCGCCGAGGACGCCGATGCGCGCGCGGCGGCCGGTGGCGCCGACGCCGTGACGTCGAGGGCGGTAGCGTCGCTGGATAAGCTGGCCCGCTGGAGCCTGCCATTGCTGCGGGACGGTGGCCGGCTGTTGGCCATAAAAGGGGAGCGGGCAGGTGCCGAGGTGTGCGAACACCAGCGTGTGCTGACCAAGTTAGGCGCCCCCGATGCCAGGGTGGTGGAATGTGGCGTGGGCCTTCTAACCCCCCCGACAACGGTGGTGGTGGCTCAACGCCAGAAGCCAGCGTCGTTCCGGAATTCAACGCGTCGACGATCGAGCAGGGAGAGCCAATGA
- a CDS encoding ParA family protein, giving the protein MNAPYDPLGPAGGIVSRETSDIDTPIGAAAERATQVLSKSCEPLSRPAHRRLFTIANQKGGVGKTTTAVNLAAALAVQGLRTLVIDLDPQGNASTALGISDRHSGTPSSYEVLLGEIPLKDAMRQSPHSDRLYCVPSTIDLAGAEIELVSMVARENRLRTALAELDTVDFDYVFIDCPPSLGLLTINALVAAPEVLIPIQCEYYALEGVSQLMNNINLVKAHLNPGLDVSTVILTMYDGRTKLADQVAEEVRRFFGPKVLKTVIPRSVKVSEAPGYSMTIIDYDPGSRGAMSYLDASREIAERGVMTADEGNHR; this is encoded by the coding sequence ATGAATGCGCCGTACGACCCCCTCGGCCCGGCTGGCGGCATCGTTTCACGTGAAACATCGGACATCGATACGCCGATAGGAGCTGCCGCGGAAAGGGCGACGCAGGTGCTCTCCAAGTCCTGCGAGCCGCTGAGCCGCCCGGCACACCGACGCCTCTTCACCATCGCAAACCAAAAGGGTGGTGTTGGGAAGACGACGACAGCGGTAAACCTGGCGGCGGCGCTCGCCGTCCAAGGACTCCGGACGCTCGTCATCGACCTGGATCCGCAGGGTAACGCGAGCACCGCGCTAGGCATCTCGGACCGGCACTCCGGCACGCCGTCGTCCTATGAGGTACTCCTCGGTGAGATCCCGTTGAAGGATGCGATGCGACAGAGCCCGCACAGCGACCGGCTTTACTGCGTGCCGTCGACCATCGACCTGGCCGGCGCCGAGATCGAATTGGTCAGCATGGTCGCCCGCGAGAATCGGTTGCGAACTGCGCTTGCCGAACTGGATACCGTCGACTTCGACTACGTGTTCATCGACTGCCCGCCGTCCCTCGGCCTGCTGACCATCAACGCGTTGGTGGCCGCGCCCGAGGTGCTGATCCCGATCCAGTGCGAGTACTACGCGCTGGAGGGCGTGTCGCAATTGATGAACAACATCAACTTGGTCAAGGCGCACCTGAATCCCGGCTTGGACGTCAGCACCGTAATCCTCACCATGTACGACGGGCGCACCAAATTGGCCGACCAGGTCGCCGAGGAAGTCCGCCGGTTCTTCGGCCCGAAGGTGTTGAAGACGGTGATCCCGCGCAGCGTCAAAGTGTCCGAAGCGCCGGGCTACAGCATGACGATCATCGATTACGATCCCGGTTCACGGGGCGCGATGAGTTACCTCGACGCCAGCCGCGAGATTGCCGAGCGCGGTGTGATGACAGCCGATGAAGGGAATCACCGATGA
- a CDS encoding ParB/RepB/Spo0J family partition protein, whose translation MSQQTRKKGGLGRGLASLIPTGPAEGETDSAQLGGPRIGAAAADILMGGPPAAIPSDVGAVYREIEPTQIQPNPRQPRQVFDDEALSELVHSIREFGLMQPIVVRDLGAASSPRYQLVMGERRWRAAQTAGLTAIPAIVRETAEDNLLRDALLENIHRAQLNPLEEAAAYQQLLDEFDVTHDELAARIGRSRPLISNMIRLLRLPIAVQRRVAAGVLSAGHARALLSLEAGAEAQEALAARIVAEGLSVRATEEAVTLANRSEPGKPAAPKRKPIQMPGLQDIAEQLSGAFDTRVTVSLGKRKGKIVVEFGSVDDLQRIVELMNSPKS comes from the coding sequence ATGAGCCAGCAGACGCGCAAGAAGGGCGGACTCGGCCGGGGTCTTGCCTCGCTGATTCCGACCGGACCGGCCGAGGGGGAGACCGACTCGGCGCAACTCGGCGGCCCACGAATCGGCGCCGCCGCAGCCGACATCCTGATGGGCGGCCCGCCCGCAGCGATCCCGTCCGACGTCGGCGCGGTGTACCGAGAGATCGAGCCGACGCAAATTCAACCCAACCCGCGTCAGCCAAGACAAGTATTCGACGACGAGGCGCTGTCGGAACTCGTCCACTCGATCCGCGAGTTCGGTCTGATGCAGCCGATCGTGGTCCGCGACCTCGGTGCGGCATCGAGTCCCCGATACCAACTTGTGATGGGGGAGCGGCGGTGGCGCGCGGCCCAGACCGCCGGCCTGACGGCCATCCCAGCCATCGTCCGAGAGACCGCCGAGGACAACCTGTTGCGCGACGCGCTCCTCGAAAACATCCACCGAGCGCAGCTGAATCCGTTGGAAGAGGCGGCGGCATACCAGCAATTGCTCGACGAGTTCGACGTGACTCACGACGAGCTGGCGGCTCGAATCGGCCGGTCACGGCCGCTGATTTCCAACATGATCCGGTTGCTGCGGTTACCAATCGCCGTCCAGCGCCGAGTCGCGGCCGGCGTTCTGTCAGCAGGCCACGCCCGAGCACTGCTGTCCCTGGAAGCCGGCGCGGAAGCGCAGGAGGCGCTCGCGGCACGCATCGTCGCCGAGGGACTGTCGGTCCGAGCGACCGAAGAGGCGGTCACCCTCGCAAACCGGAGCGAGCCAGGCAAGCCCGCGGCGCCGAAGCGCAAACCGATTCAGATGCCCGGGCTCCAGGACATTGCCGAACAACTATCGGGTGCCTTCGATACACGGGTCACGGTCAGCCTCGGCAAGCGCAAGGGCAAAATCGTGGTCGAATTCGGTTCCGTGGACGATTTGCAGCGCATTGTCGAGTTGATGAACTCGCCGAAGAGCTGA
- a CDS encoding acetyltransferase, giving the protein MSARITPLRLEAFDQLPKHARRCVFWEVDPATLGQHDQLADPEFEKEAWFSMVMLEWGSCGQVATAMPADGDPGESACLGYAFYAPPRTVPRAHRFPTAPVSPDAVLLTSMRVEPGPDADELPYTLVARVVDELVRRGVRALEAFGRTEKVAELTTLASVDPELMPVLEVLGDCSAEQCVIDAEFLLDAGFVVVAAHPYFPRLRLELDKGLGWKAEVEAALERLLESAALQQPVAAGAPGDVGVG; this is encoded by the coding sequence GTGTCTGCACGAATCACACCGCTGCGACTCGAAGCCTTCGATCAGCTGCCGAAGCATGCGCGCCGCTGTGTCTTCTGGGAAGTCGACCCCGCCACCCTCGGCCAACACGATCAACTCGCCGACCCTGAATTCGAGAAAGAAGCCTGGTTCTCGATGGTCATGCTGGAATGGGGATCGTGCGGCCAAGTGGCCACCGCCATGCCGGCCGACGGCGACCCCGGCGAGTCGGCGTGCCTGGGCTACGCCTTCTACGCGCCACCACGCACGGTCCCGCGGGCCCATCGTTTTCCCACCGCGCCGGTGTCGCCCGACGCTGTGTTGCTGACCTCCATGCGGGTCGAGCCCGGACCGGACGCCGACGAATTGCCGTACACCCTGGTGGCTCGAGTCGTCGACGAGTTGGTCCGCCGCGGTGTGCGAGCCCTCGAAGCGTTCGGCCGCACCGAGAAAGTCGCGGAGCTGACAACCTTGGCGAGCGTAGATCCCGAGCTGATGCCGGTGCTCGAGGTGCTGGGGGACTGCTCGGCCGAGCAGTGTGTGATCGATGCCGAATTTCTGCTCGACGCGGGATTCGTCGTGGTGGCGGCGCATCCCTATTTTCCGCGACTGCGCCTCGAACTGGACAAGGGTCTGGGGTGGAAGGCCGAAGTCGAGGCGGCGCTGGAGCGACTGCTGGAGAGTGCGGCGCTGCAACAGCCCGTCGCGGCGGGAGCCCCGGGCGACGTGGGCGTCGGCTAG
- a CDS encoding N-acetylmuramoyl-L-alanine amidase, whose amino-acid sequence MSGPHGGDGAELRRGDRNAAVTEIRASLIALGHLVGADADLNTGRHIAADVFDDELDHAVRAFQQHRGLLVDGIVGEATNRALREASYRLGARTLHHQFGAPMYGDDVATLQARLQDLGFYTGLVDGYFGLQTHNGLMSYQREYGLYADGICGPETLRSLYFLSSRVTGGSLHAIREEELVRRSGPRLSGKRIIIDPGRGGNDHGLIAHGSAGPISEADILWDLGSRLEGRMTAIGMETFLSRPTNRSPSDHERAATANAVGADLMISLRCETQASPSASGVASFHFGNSHGSVSTIGRNLADFIQREVVARTGLRDCRTHGRTWDLLRLTRMPTVQVDVGYISNPHDRAMLTTTQARDAIAEGILAAVKRLYLLGKNDRPTGTFTFAELLAHELAVEQAGRASSS is encoded by the coding sequence ATGTCAGGACCGCACGGCGGCGACGGCGCTGAGCTGCGCCGCGGTGACCGTAACGCGGCGGTCACTGAGATCCGCGCGTCACTGATCGCGCTCGGCCACCTGGTCGGTGCGGATGCCGATCTCAACACCGGACGGCATATTGCCGCCGACGTCTTCGACGACGAGCTCGACCATGCAGTACGTGCGTTCCAACAGCACCGCGGTCTACTTGTCGACGGGATCGTCGGGGAGGCCACCAATCGCGCGTTGCGGGAAGCTTCTTACCGGCTGGGCGCTCGCACCCTGCATCACCAGTTCGGTGCGCCGATGTACGGCGACGACGTCGCAACGCTGCAGGCCCGCTTGCAGGATCTCGGTTTCTACACCGGCCTGGTAGACGGGTACTTCGGCCTGCAGACGCACAACGGTCTGATGTCGTACCAGCGCGAGTACGGGCTGTACGCCGACGGCATCTGCGGCCCAGAAACGTTGCGCTCCTTGTACTTTCTCAGTTCGCGGGTAACCGGCGGCTCGCTGCACGCGATTCGCGAAGAAGAATTGGTGCGCCGGTCGGGGCCGCGACTCTCGGGCAAGCGGATCATCATCGACCCGGGCCGCGGCGGCAACGACCACGGCCTGATCGCGCACGGGTCGGCGGGGCCGATCAGCGAAGCGGACATTCTTTGGGACTTGGGAAGTCGGCTCGAAGGCCGAATGACGGCGATCGGCATGGAGACGTTCCTCTCGCGGCCGACCAACCGCAGCCCGTCCGACCACGAGCGCGCGGCGACCGCCAACGCCGTCGGCGCAGACCTGATGATCAGCCTGCGCTGTGAAACCCAGGCCAGCCCGTCGGCCAGCGGCGTCGCCTCGTTCCACTTCGGTAATTCGCACGGCTCGGTGTCGACCATCGGCCGTAACCTCGCCGACTTCATTCAACGAGAAGTGGTGGCGCGCACCGGTTTACGTGATTGCCGCACCCACGGCCGCACCTGGGATCTGCTGCGCCTGACCCGGATGCCCACAGTGCAGGTCGACGTCGGCTATATCAGCAACCCACATGATCGGGCCATGCTGACCACCACGCAGGCCCGCGACGCGATCGCCGAAGGGATCCTGGCCGCCGTCAAGCGGCTCTACCTGCTCGGCAAAAACGATCGGCCCACCGGCACGTTCACGTTTGCCGAGCTGCTTGCTCACGAGCTCGCCGTCGAGCAGGCCGGCCGCGCCAGCAGTTCCTAG